In Burkholderia sp. GAS332, one DNA window encodes the following:
- a CDS encoding Polyisoprenoid-binding protein YceI: MKTSLLIAVGALASSFSLGAFAAADTYQLDPTHTYPSFEADHFGGLSVWRGKFTKSSGTVTLDRAAKTGTVDVTVDPASVETGNTKLDDHLKTDTFFDVTKYPSVTYKGTDIKFDGDKPVEVIGSLTIRGVTKPLNLTIESFKCMQHPVLKREVCGVEASAHFNRNDYGMDFGAKYGFNMDTKLHIQAEGIKQ; this comes from the coding sequence TTGAAAACATCCCTGTTGATCGCCGTCGGCGCATTGGCTTCTTCTTTCTCGCTCGGCGCGTTTGCCGCAGCGGACACCTATCAGCTCGACCCGACCCACACGTATCCGAGCTTCGAGGCGGATCACTTCGGCGGCCTCTCGGTGTGGCGCGGCAAGTTCACCAAGAGCTCCGGCACGGTCACGCTCGACCGCGCGGCGAAAACCGGCACGGTGGACGTCACGGTTGATCCGGCTTCGGTCGAAACCGGCAACACCAAGCTCGACGACCATCTGAAGACAGACACGTTCTTCGACGTGACCAAGTATCCGTCGGTGACCTACAAAGGCACCGATATCAAGTTCGACGGCGATAAGCCGGTCGAAGTGATCGGCAGCTTGACGATCCGCGGCGTGACCAAGCCGCTGAACCTGACGATCGAATCGTTCAAGTGCATGCAGCACCCGGTGCTCAAGCGCGAAGTGTGCGGCGTGGAAGCGAGCGCGCATTTCAACCGCAACGATTACGGCATGGATTTCGGCGCGAAGTACGGCTTCAACATGGATACCAAGCTGCATATTCAAGCTGAAGGCATCAAGCAATAA
- a CDS encoding paraquat-inducible protein A yields MKYVTAKRAGLVACHACGRVEPRIRSVTPQHCGRCGAVLHSRHPDSLMRTWALLIAAALLYIPANLLPVMHTSSLLGSEDDTIMSGVVYFWTSGDWPLAVIVFIASIMVPMLKLSVLVLLTATAQRRSRWRPDQRTTLYRMVEKIGRWSMLDVFVVTLTVALVRFKSLAVITAGPGAIAFGSVVILTMMASMQFDPRLIWDNVEGSTQKPQDLDHD; encoded by the coding sequence ATGAAATACGTGACCGCCAAGCGCGCGGGTCTGGTCGCTTGCCATGCGTGCGGACGCGTCGAGCCGCGTATCCGCTCCGTCACGCCGCAGCACTGTGGACGCTGCGGCGCGGTCCTTCACTCGCGCCACCCCGATAGCCTGATGCGCACCTGGGCACTGCTGATCGCCGCGGCCTTGCTGTATATTCCCGCGAATCTGCTGCCGGTGATGCATACGTCCTCGCTACTCGGTTCGGAAGACGACACCATCATGAGCGGTGTCGTGTACTTCTGGACCTCGGGCGACTGGCCGTTGGCCGTGATCGTGTTCATCGCCAGCATCATGGTGCCGATGCTCAAGCTCAGTGTGCTGGTGCTGCTCACAGCCACCGCGCAGCGCCGCTCGCGCTGGCGGCCGGATCAGCGCACCACGCTGTACCGGATGGTCGAAAAGATCGGGCGCTGGTCGATGCTCGACGTGTTCGTCGTCACACTGACCGTCGCGCTGGTGCGTTTCAAGTCGCTTGCTGTGATCACGGCCGGGCCGGGCGCAATCGCCTTCGGCTCGGTGGTGATTCTGACGATGATGGCATCCATGCAATTCGATCCACGGCTCATCTGGGACAACGTGGAAGGCAGCACTCAAAAACCTCAGGACCTCGACCATGACTAG
- a CDS encoding MFS transporter, MHS family, proline/betaine transporter: MNATTAASLAGSRRNSWRAVVAASIGNALEWFDLVVYGFFAVIIAKLFFPAGNDTVSLLLTLGTFGVSFFMRPLGAIVIGAYADRAGRKAALTLSILLMMCGTLIIAVLPTYQSIGIAAPVILVLARLMQGFSAGGEFGSATAFLAEHVPGRRGFFASWQVASQGLTTLLAAGFGVLLTGKLSPEQMASWGWRVPFFFGLLIGPVAWYIRTKLDETPEFLAAEQTTTPLRDTFTSQKLRLLIAIGVVVLGTVSTYLVLFMPTYGVKQLGLAPSVAFAAIALTGVIQMVFSPLVGHLSDRHGRTTIMLISALLLLVLINPAFVYLVAHPTFGTLMVLQIVFGFLMTGYFAALPGLLSEMFPVQTRTTGMSLAYNIAVTIFGGFGPFIIAWLISFTGSKAAPSYYMIFAAVISLVALMAARRKLGFR; this comes from the coding sequence ATGAATGCAACGACAGCGGCAAGCCTGGCGGGAAGCCGGCGCAATTCGTGGCGCGCGGTGGTCGCCGCCTCGATCGGCAACGCGCTGGAATGGTTCGATCTGGTGGTGTACGGTTTTTTCGCGGTCATCATCGCGAAGCTGTTTTTTCCGGCGGGCAACGACACGGTTTCACTGCTGCTGACGCTGGGTACCTTCGGCGTGTCGTTCTTCATGCGGCCGCTTGGCGCGATCGTGATCGGTGCTTACGCCGACCGCGCCGGACGCAAAGCGGCGCTCACCTTGTCGATCCTGCTGATGATGTGCGGCACGCTGATCATCGCGGTTCTGCCGACGTATCAAAGCATCGGCATTGCCGCGCCCGTGATTCTCGTGTTGGCGCGTCTGATGCAAGGCTTTTCGGCAGGCGGCGAGTTCGGTAGTGCCACGGCTTTTCTCGCGGAACACGTACCGGGGCGGCGTGGTTTCTTCGCAAGCTGGCAGGTTGCGAGCCAGGGGCTCACCACGCTGCTCGCCGCCGGCTTCGGCGTACTGTTGACCGGCAAGCTGTCGCCGGAGCAGATGGCCTCGTGGGGCTGGCGTGTGCCGTTCTTCTTTGGTCTCCTGATCGGGCCGGTTGCGTGGTACATCCGCACCAAACTCGACGAAACGCCTGAGTTTCTCGCGGCTGAGCAAACCACCACGCCGCTGCGCGATACCTTCACCAGCCAGAAGCTCCGCCTGCTTATTGCGATCGGCGTGGTGGTGCTCGGGACGGTGTCGACCTATCTGGTGCTGTTCATGCCGACTTACGGCGTGAAGCAATTGGGGTTGGCGCCGTCGGTTGCGTTCGCCGCGATTGCGCTGACCGGTGTGATTCAGATGGTGTTTTCGCCACTGGTCGGCCATCTGTCGGACCGCCACGGGCGCACCACGATCATGCTGATATCGGCGCTGCTGCTTCTCGTGCTGATCAACCCAGCGTTCGTGTATCTGGTCGCGCATCCGACCTTCGGCACGCTGATGGTGCTGCAGATCGTGTTCGGCTTTCTGATGACCGGCTACTTCGCGGCGCTGCCGGGTTTGCTCTCCGAGATGTTCCCAGTGCAAACGCGTACGACCGGCATGTCGCTGGCCTATAACATCGCCGTCACGATCTTCGGCGGCTTTGGGCCGTTCATCATCGCATGGCTGATCAGCTTCACGGGGTCGAAGGCCGCGCCGAGCTACTACATGATTTTTGCCGCGGTCATCAGCCTGGTGGCGCTGATGGCGGCGCGCCGCAAGCTTGGGTTCCGCTAA
- a CDS encoding cytochrome b561 — protein MALNPSFGGRESYTRTAIAFHWLIALLIVCGFALGWVMTDIPGFTPTKLRYFSYHKWIGVTVFALAVLRILWRATHAAPPMPRRMPAWQRGAAHLTHLLLYVLMIVIPVSGYLYSSAANVPVVYLGLIPLPRLIAPDPHLKELLKNVHIALNYTLLVLVALHVAAALKHQWLDRDGLLSRMLPFIK, from the coding sequence ATGGCACTCAATCCTTCATTCGGTGGCCGCGAGTCGTACACGCGGACTGCCATCGCCTTTCACTGGCTGATCGCGCTGCTGATCGTGTGCGGCTTCGCGCTCGGTTGGGTGATGACCGACATCCCCGGCTTCACGCCCACCAAGCTGCGCTACTTTTCGTACCACAAGTGGATCGGCGTGACGGTGTTCGCGCTTGCCGTGTTGCGCATTCTGTGGCGCGCCACCCACGCAGCCCCGCCGATGCCGCGCCGCATGCCGGCCTGGCAGCGCGGCGCCGCGCATCTCACGCATCTGCTGCTCTACGTGCTGATGATCGTGATTCCCGTCTCCGGCTATCTGTATAGCTCGGCGGCCAACGTGCCGGTGGTGTACCTCGGTCTGATTCCGCTGCCGCGTCTGATCGCACCGGACCCGCATCTCAAGGAACTGCTGAAGAACGTGCACATCGCGTTGAATTACACCTTGCTTGTGCTGGTCGCGCTGCATGTCGCGGCGGCGCTCAAGCATCAATGGCTGGATCGCGACGGCCTGCTGTCGCGCATGCTCCCTTTCATCAAATAA
- a CDS encoding paraquat-inducible protein A: MEHDNLIACHECDALFRKPRLVGRVVACCPRCGATLYRGVSRKLDSICAMTLAALITFVIAQAFPIVELETSGITSQTTLFGALIALWGEDMQIVAVMVFCSTILFPLTELVALLYVLIPLRAGYVPPAFNRVLRAIQFVRPWGMIEVFMLGVLITIVKMVSLARVIPEAALFAFGVLTLMIAVVLTFDPRVLWDLADEMENPNQKPQPRSSADSAAAAVSSLAGPPPPPDVQGAPQSALPPGVPPAPHQG; encoded by the coding sequence ATGGAACATGACAACCTGATCGCGTGCCATGAATGCGATGCGCTGTTCCGCAAGCCCCGGCTTGTCGGGCGGGTGGTCGCATGCTGTCCGCGCTGCGGCGCGACGCTCTATCGCGGCGTCTCCCGCAAGCTCGACAGTATTTGTGCGATGACACTGGCCGCGCTGATCACCTTCGTGATCGCCCAGGCTTTCCCGATCGTCGAACTCGAAACCAGCGGCATCACCTCGCAAACCACGCTGTTCGGCGCGCTCATCGCGCTGTGGGGCGAGGACATGCAGATCGTCGCGGTCATGGTGTTCTGTTCGACCATTCTGTTCCCGCTGACCGAGCTGGTCGCCCTGCTCTACGTGCTGATCCCCCTGCGCGCCGGCTACGTGCCACCCGCCTTCAACCGCGTATTGCGCGCCATTCAATTCGTGCGGCCGTGGGGCATGATCGAAGTGTTCATGCTCGGCGTGCTGATCACCATTGTGAAGATGGTGAGTCTCGCGCGCGTGATTCCCGAAGCAGCGCTATTCGCGTTCGGTGTGCTGACGCTGATGATCGCGGTGGTCCTCACGTTCGATCCACGCGTGCTGTGGGACCTTGCCGACGAAATGGAAAACCCCAACCAGAAACCGCAGCCGCGAAGCTCCGCGGACAGTGCGGCGGCTGCCGTCAGTTCGCTTGCCGGGCCACCCCCGCCGCCTGACGTGCAAGGCGCGCCCCAATCCGCATTGCCACCGGGCGTGCCGCCGGCGCCGCATCAGGGATGA
- a CDS encoding protein translocase subunit yajC translates to MSFISNAFAQGTAAGGIESNLMSFLPLILMFGVLYFIMIRPQMKRQKEHRNMLAAMAKGDEVVTNGGIVGKVTKVGEAYVGVEISEGTEITVQKASVTTILPKGTIKSL, encoded by the coding sequence GTGTCGTTCATTTCCAATGCCTTCGCCCAAGGCACAGCAGCAGGTGGCATTGAATCGAACCTGATGAGCTTCTTGCCGCTGATCCTGATGTTCGGCGTGCTGTACTTCATCATGATTCGCCCGCAAATGAAGCGCCAGAAGGAACATCGCAACATGCTCGCCGCCATGGCCAAGGGCGATGAAGTGGTGACGAATGGCGGCATCGTCGGCAAGGTGACCAAGGTGGGTGAAGCTTACGTCGGCGTCGAAATCTCGGAAGGCACGGAAATTACCGTGCAAAAAGCGTCGGTCACGACGATTCTCCCGAAGGGCACGATCAAGTCGCTGTAA
- a CDS encoding preprotein translocase subunit SecD — protein MNRYPLWKYAVMLVALVIGLVYTLPNLYGEAPAVQVSSGKATVKLDSTTLSAVEAALAANQIKPDEVTFDNSSLNANIRVRVPDTDTQLRVKDLLQKSLNSDPTDPQFVVALNLQSASPRWLTALHALPMYLGLDLRGGVHFLLQVDMAGALNKKLDSDASDARTMLRDNNIRDGGVNRVNQTVVINFADQATADAASKQLGRGISELQWASQANPDGGVQLVGTFTPVVQKAVQDAALKQNITTLHNRVNELGVAEPVIQQQGSDRIVVELPGVQDTAKAKDIIGRTATLEARLADPVNTHPNPGDPVPPGDELFTQGNQTPVLLRKQIIFTGDRIIDASAGFDEHQRPSVNIRLDSAGGRAVRSVSRDNIGKPMAMVLFEKGKGEVLTVATIQSELGDRFQITGQPTPQAAADLALLLRAGSLAAPMDIIEERTIGPSLGADNIQKGFHSVVWGFVAIAVFMIAYYMLFGVISMIGLSVNLLLLIAVLSMLQATLTLPGIAAIALALGMAIDANVLINERIREELRHGAAPQLAIQNGYAHAWATILDSNVTTLIAGLALLAFGSGPVRGFAMVHCIGILTSMFSAVFFSRGIVNFWYGGKKKLKSLAIGQVWRPQPEGIDGAAAYLGNDDAATDTARAVAAASAKPKAKAGAQARAKPTVRRRDASNTPQKPGSSR, from the coding sequence ATGAATCGTTACCCCCTCTGGAAATATGCCGTGATGCTGGTGGCTCTGGTCATCGGCCTCGTGTACACGCTGCCCAATCTGTACGGCGAAGCGCCGGCGGTGCAGGTGTCGAGCGGCAAGGCAACGGTCAAGCTCGACTCGACCACGCTGTCGGCTGTCGAAGCGGCGCTCGCTGCCAATCAGATCAAGCCTGACGAAGTCACGTTCGACAATTCGTCGCTCAACGCGAACATCCGCGTGCGTGTGCCTGACACCGACACGCAATTGCGCGTGAAGGACCTGTTGCAGAAGTCGCTGAACAGCGATCCGACCGATCCGCAATTCGTTGTGGCACTGAATCTGCAAAGCGCATCGCCGCGCTGGCTGACTGCCCTGCACGCGTTGCCGATGTACCTCGGTCTGGACTTGCGCGGTGGCGTGCACTTCCTGCTGCAGGTCGACATGGCCGGCGCGCTGAACAAGAAGCTCGATTCCGACGCATCGGATGCGCGCACCATGCTGCGTGACAACAACATCCGCGACGGCGGCGTGAACCGCGTCAACCAGACGGTGGTGATCAATTTCGCCGACCAGGCCACGGCAGACGCGGCATCCAAGCAACTGGGCCGCGGCATCAGCGAACTCCAGTGGGCCTCGCAAGCGAACCCAGACGGCGGTGTGCAACTGGTCGGCACGTTCACGCCGGTGGTGCAGAAAGCCGTGCAGGACGCCGCGCTCAAGCAGAACATCACCACGCTGCATAACCGTGTGAACGAACTCGGCGTGGCCGAGCCGGTGATCCAGCAGCAAGGCTCCGACCGTATCGTGGTCGAACTGCCGGGTGTGCAGGACACGGCGAAGGCCAAGGACATCATCGGCCGCACGGCAACGCTCGAAGCGCGCCTCGCCGATCCGGTCAACACGCATCCGAATCCGGGTGATCCGGTGCCGCCGGGTGACGAGTTGTTCACCCAGGGCAACCAGACGCCGGTGCTGCTGCGCAAGCAGATCATCTTCACGGGTGACCGCATCATCGACGCGTCGGCGGGCTTCGACGAACATCAGCGTCCGTCGGTCAACATCCGTCTGGATTCGGCGGGTGGCCGCGCGGTGCGCAGCGTGTCGCGCGACAACATCGGCAAGCCGATGGCGATGGTGCTGTTCGAAAAGGGTAAGGGCGAAGTGCTGACGGTGGCGACCATCCAGTCTGAACTGGGCGACCGCTTCCAGATCACCGGCCAGCCGACCCCGCAAGCCGCCGCCGACCTCGCGCTGCTGCTGCGCGCCGGCTCGCTGGCAGCGCCGATGGACATCATCGAAGAACGCACGATCGGTCCGAGCCTCGGCGCGGACAACATCCAGAAGGGCTTTCACTCGGTGGTGTGGGGCTTCGTGGCGATCGCCGTCTTCATGATCGCGTACTACATGCTGTTCGGCGTGATCTCGATGATCGGCCTGTCGGTCAACCTGCTGCTGCTGATCGCCGTGCTGTCCATGTTGCAGGCCACGCTCACCTTGCCGGGTATCGCTGCTATCGCGCTCGCGCTCGGTATGGCGATCGACGCGAACGTGCTGATCAACGAACGCATTCGTGAAGAACTGCGCCACGGCGCAGCGCCGCAACTGGCGATCCAGAACGGCTACGCGCATGCATGGGCGACGATTCTCGACTCGAACGTCACCACGCTGATCGCCGGCCTCGCGCTGCTCGCCTTCGGCTCCGGCCCGGTGCGCGGCTTCGCGATGGTCCACTGTATCGGCATCTTGACGTCGATGTTCTCGGCTGTGTTCTTCTCGCGCGGTATCGTCAACTTCTGGTACGGCGGCAAGAAGAAGCTCAAGTCGCTGGCCATCGGCCAGGTGTGGCGTCCTCAACCGGAAGGTATCGACGGCGCTGCCGCCTACCTCGGTAACGACGATGCTGCGACCGATACCGCACGCGCCGTCGCCGCGGCAAGCGCCAAGCCCAAGGCGAAAGCTGGGGCCCAGGCGCGTGCCAAACCGACCGTGCGCCGTCGCGACGCGTCTAATACGCCGCAGAAACCGGGTTCATCCCGCTGA
- a CDS encoding protein translocase subunit secF has translation MEFFRFRKDIPFMRHALIFNVISLLTFVAAVFFLLHRGLHLSVEFTGGTVVEVQYPGAAPLDPVRNTLNKLGYPDAQVQNFGTSRDVLIRLPLKQGYTSAQQSDQVMGALKGQDPQVQLQRVEFVGPQVGKELATDGLMALACVVIGIVIYLSFRFEWKYAVAGVIANLHDVIIILGFFAFFQWEFSLSVLAAVLAVLGYSVNESVVIFDRIRETFRRERKLTVTEVINHAITSTMSRTIITHGCTQMMVLSMFLFGGPTLHYFALALTVGILFGIYSSVFVAAALAMWLGVKREDLLKDKKERTDPDDPNAGAQV, from the coding sequence ATGGAATTTTTCCGTTTTCGCAAAGACATTCCGTTCATGCGGCATGCGTTGATTTTCAACGTAATCTCGCTGCTGACGTTCGTCGCTGCTGTGTTTTTCCTGCTGCATCGCGGGCTGCATCTGTCGGTGGAATTCACCGGCGGTACCGTCGTCGAAGTGCAGTATCCGGGTGCCGCGCCGCTCGATCCGGTGCGTAACACGCTCAACAAGCTCGGCTATCCCGACGCGCAAGTGCAGAACTTCGGCACCTCGCGCGACGTGCTGATCCGTCTGCCGCTCAAGCAAGGCTATACCTCGGCGCAACAGAGCGACCAGGTGATGGGCGCGCTGAAGGGGCAGGATCCGCAGGTGCAGTTGCAACGCGTGGAGTTCGTCGGCCCGCAGGTCGGCAAGGAACTCGCGACCGACGGCCTGATGGCGCTGGCCTGCGTGGTGATCGGCATCGTGATCTACCTGTCGTTCCGCTTCGAATGGAAGTACGCCGTGGCCGGCGTGATCGCGAACTTGCACGACGTGATCATCATTCTCGGCTTCTTCGCGTTCTTCCAGTGGGAGTTCTCACTGTCGGTGCTGGCGGCGGTGCTTGCAGTGCTCGGCTATTCGGTGAACGAATCCGTCGTTATTTTCGACCGGATTCGCGAAACCTTCCGCCGCGAACGCAAGTTGACCGTGACCGAGGTGATCAACCACGCGATCACCAGCACGATGTCGCGAACCATCATCACCCACGGTTGTACGCAGATGATGGTGCTGTCGATGTTCCTGTTCGGCGGCCCGACGCTGCACTACTTCGCATTGGCGCTGACGGTCGGTATTCTGTTCGGCATCTACTCGTCGGTGTTCGTCGCGGCGGCACTCGCCATGTGGCTCGGCGTGAAGCGTGAAGATCTGTTGAAGGACAAGAAGGAACGCACCGATCCAGACGATCCGAACGCAGGCGCGCAAGTCTGA
- a CDS encoding S-adenosylmethionine:tRNA ribosyltransferase-isomerase: protein MFTLSDFDFDLPPELIAQVALPERSASRLLEVANPADAADAARLIDRRFAELPECIAAGDLLIFNDTKVLKARFLGQKASGGKIEVLVERLTGERTALAQIRASKSPQPGTTIRLADAFDVTVGERVEPFYTLHFPDDCLTLIEQFGRLPLPPYIEHDPDATDETRYQTVFAQNPGAVAAPTAGLHFDNALLARLDAKGVERATLTLHVGAGTFQPVRVENLAEHKMHSEWYHLPQSVADKIAATRARGNRVIAVGTTSMRALEAAARDADAAGRPLGAASTETDIFITPGYTFRVVDRLVTNFHLPKSTLLMLVSAFAGVETIREAYRHAIEQRYRFFSYGDAMLLTRRDG, encoded by the coding sequence ATGTTTACGCTTTCCGATTTCGATTTCGATCTGCCACCCGAGCTGATCGCGCAAGTCGCGCTGCCCGAGCGCAGTGCCAGCCGTCTGCTCGAAGTGGCCAACCCGGCCGATGCCGCCGACGCTGCGCGCCTGATCGACCGCCGTTTTGCCGAGCTGCCCGAATGCATCGCGGCCGGCGATCTGCTGATCTTCAACGATACCAAGGTCCTGAAGGCGCGCTTCCTCGGCCAGAAGGCCAGTGGCGGCAAGATCGAAGTGCTGGTAGAGCGCCTCACCGGCGAGCGCACGGCGCTCGCGCAGATCCGTGCGAGCAAGAGCCCGCAGCCGGGCACCACGATCCGCCTCGCCGACGCGTTCGATGTGACGGTCGGCGAACGCGTCGAGCCGTTCTACACGCTGCATTTTCCGGACGACTGCCTGACGCTGATCGAGCAATTCGGCCGACTGCCGCTGCCGCCGTACATCGAGCACGATCCCGACGCGACCGACGAAACCCGCTACCAGACGGTGTTCGCGCAAAACCCGGGCGCGGTGGCGGCGCCCACCGCCGGCCTGCATTTCGACAACGCGCTGCTCGCGCGGCTCGACGCGAAAGGTGTGGAACGCGCGACGCTGACGCTGCACGTCGGCGCGGGCACCTTCCAGCCGGTGCGGGTGGAGAATCTGGCCGAGCACAAGATGCACAGCGAGTGGTACCACCTGCCGCAATCGGTCGCCGACAAGATCGCGGCGACGCGGGCGCGCGGTAATCGCGTGATCGCGGTGGGCACGACGTCGATGCGCGCGCTCGAAGCCGCCGCGCGCGATGCGGACGCCGCCGGACGCCCGCTCGGCGCGGCCAGCACGGAAACCGACATCTTCATCACGCCGGGCTACACATTCCGCGTGGTCGACCGGCTGGTGACCAATTTCCATTTGCCGAAGTCGACGTTGCTGATGCTGGTGTCGGCATTCGCCGGCGTCGAAACGATTCGCGAAGCGTATCGCCACGCGATCGAACAGCGTTACCGCTTCTTCAGCTACGGCGACGCGATGCTGCTGACGCGCCGCGACGGCTGA
- a CDS encoding Polyisoprenoid-binding protein YceI — translation MKVSFYRYMLAAVAAASLTAAGSALAQVDVAKSSVTATSKQMNVPVEGKFGKFTAQVKFDPAKPADGSAQFSIDVGTYDLGDDSYNDQVRGKDWFDAKTYPTATFVSSAIAPAGGNQFKVTGKLTIKGKSQTVVVPVTVTEQGATQTFDGSLPIKRSQFDIGTGEWKDTSVVADEVVIKFHIVAARK, via the coding sequence ATGAAAGTTTCGTTTTATCGCTACATGCTCGCCGCGGTCGCGGCGGCCTCGCTGACCGCGGCCGGCAGTGCGCTCGCGCAGGTCGACGTCGCTAAAAGCTCGGTGACGGCAACGTCGAAGCAGATGAACGTGCCGGTGGAAGGCAAGTTCGGTAAATTCACCGCGCAGGTGAAGTTCGATCCGGCAAAACCGGCCGACGGCAGTGCGCAGTTCAGCATCGACGTGGGCACTTACGATCTCGGCGACGACAGCTACAACGACCAGGTGCGCGGCAAGGACTGGTTCGACGCGAAGACCTATCCGACTGCCACCTTCGTGTCGAGCGCGATTGCGCCGGCCGGCGGGAATCAGTTCAAAGTCACGGGCAAGCTGACCATCAAGGGTAAATCGCAGACCGTCGTGGTGCCGGTCACGGTCACCGAGCAGGGCGCGACGCAGACGTTCGACGGGTCACTGCCGATCAAGCGTTCGCAATTCGACATCGGCACCGGCGAATGGAAAGACACTTCTGTGGTCGCCGATGAGGTGGTGATCAAGTTTCATATCGTTGCAGCACGCAAGTGA
- a CDS encoding tRNA-guanine transglycosylase — MTDGHTHDTSGTCSTCESTHSRPENGLNFELLGTDGQARRGRVTLNHGVVETPIFMPVGTYGTVKAVQPRELEEMHAQIILGNTFHLWLRPGLETIEAHGGLHDFMGWKKPILTDSGGFQVFSLGDLRKITEDGVTFASPINGDKLFLSPEVSMQIQKVLNSDIVMQFDECTPYATNNVPTSHQDAADSMRMSMRWAQRSIDEFNRLGNPNALFGIVQGGMFEDLRDESLAGLAEMDFHGLAIGGLSVGEPKEDMMRVLNHIGPKLPADKPHYLMGVGTPEDLVAGVAAGVDMFDCVMPTRNARNGWLFTRFGDIKIRNAAHKNSLRPLDEQCGCYTCRNFTRGYLHHLHRVGEILGAQLNTIHNLHYYLELMQEMRDAIDAKLFEPFRKRFHENRARGID; from the coding sequence ATGACCGACGGTCATACCCACGATACAAGCGGTACTTGCAGTACCTGCGAAAGCACCCACTCGCGCCCTGAAAACGGCCTCAATTTCGAACTGCTCGGCACCGACGGCCAGGCACGGCGCGGCCGCGTCACGCTGAATCACGGCGTGGTCGAAACGCCGATTTTCATGCCGGTCGGTACCTACGGCACGGTGAAAGCGGTCCAGCCGCGCGAGCTCGAGGAAATGCATGCGCAGATCATCCTCGGCAACACGTTCCACCTGTGGCTGCGTCCGGGTCTGGAAACGATCGAGGCGCACGGCGGCCTGCACGATTTCATGGGCTGGAAGAAGCCGATCCTGACGGACTCGGGTGGTTTTCAGGTGTTTTCGCTGGGCGATCTGCGTAAAATCACCGAAGATGGCGTTACGTTCGCATCGCCGATCAACGGCGACAAGCTCTTCCTGTCGCCTGAAGTGTCAATGCAGATCCAGAAGGTGCTGAACTCGGACATCGTCATGCAGTTCGACGAATGCACGCCGTACGCGACCAACAACGTGCCGACTTCGCACCAGGACGCCGCCGATTCGATGCGCATGTCGATGCGCTGGGCCCAGCGCTCCATCGATGAATTCAACCGCCTGGGCAATCCGAACGCGTTGTTCGGCATCGTCCAGGGCGGCATGTTCGAGGACCTGCGCGACGAGTCGCTGGCCGGTCTCGCGGAGATGGATTTCCACGGTCTCGCCATCGGCGGCCTGTCGGTCGGCGAGCCGAAGGAAGACATGATGCGCGTGCTGAACCATATCGGCCCGAAGCTGCCCGCCGACAAGCCGCACTACCTGATGGGCGTCGGCACGCCGGAAGATCTGGTGGCGGGCGTCGCCGCCGGCGTCGACATGTTCGACTGCGTGATGCCGACCCGCAACGCCCGCAACGGCTGGCTCTTCACGCGTTTCGGCGACATCAAGATCCGCAACGCCGCGCACAAGAATTCGCTGCGCCCGCTCGACGAGCAATGCGGCTGCTACACCTGCAGAAATTTCACCCGCGGCTACCTGCACCATCTGCATCGTGTAGGGGAAATCCTCGGTGCGCAGTTGAACACGATCCACAACCTGCACTACTACCTCGAACTGATGCAGGAAATGCGCGACGCGATCGACGCAAAGCTGTTCGAGCCTTTCCGCAAGCGCTTCCACGAGAATCGCGCGCGCGGCATCGACTAG